A genomic stretch from Candidatus Sulfotelmatobacter sp. includes:
- the fliP gene encoding flagellar type III secretion system pore protein FliP (The bacterial flagellar biogenesis protein FliP forms a type III secretion system (T3SS)-type pore required for flagellar assembly.), which translates to MSGGVLQMLGALAVTLGLMALALALLKRVQGGGLGRGGPVEVLQRVPLGPRQGLALVRVAGRVLVIGMAESGVRTLAELTAEEWAASGASLAREGEPQRGRFQISLPGLGKIGLFAALLLVGAGHASAQTAPGVAPVTAPSSLASAPVASASKAAAPATLSTRITPPAKTPAPPAPVVNAPAAGPIVRAVPAFSVNGPAPPQVDVRIGEGNDALHLSGAVGLVIFIGVLTLLPALFLLMTSFTRILIVLHFLRSALGTQTAPPTQLLVAFAVLLTGVVMHPVLQESQRVALQPYMEGRIDQVQAYQLGVQPFREFMLANTREQDLQMFTEMSGIEHADSAEALPIVTVVSAFVTSELRTSFQMGFLIFLPFVVVDVIVASVLMSLGMFMLPPVMISLPFKLLLFVLADGWTLVVQNLVSSFR; encoded by the coding sequence GTGAGTGGTGGCGTGCTGCAGATGCTCGGCGCGCTGGCCGTCACGCTCGGCCTGATGGCGCTGGCGCTCGCGTTGCTCAAGCGCGTGCAGGGCGGCGGGCTGGGGCGCGGCGGACCGGTCGAGGTGCTGCAGCGCGTGCCGCTCGGGCCGCGCCAGGGACTGGCGCTGGTGCGGGTGGCGGGACGCGTGCTGGTGATCGGCATGGCCGAGAGCGGCGTGCGAACCCTGGCGGAGCTGACCGCCGAGGAGTGGGCGGCGAGCGGCGCGTCGCTCGCGCGCGAGGGCGAACCGCAGCGCGGCCGCTTCCAGATCTCGCTGCCGGGGCTCGGGAAGATCGGCCTGTTCGCAGCGCTGCTGCTGGTGGGCGCCGGTCACGCCTCGGCGCAAACCGCGCCGGGAGTGGCGCCGGTCACGGCCCCATCGTCGCTCGCCAGCGCGCCGGTGGCGAGCGCTTCGAAGGCCGCGGCACCGGCGACGCTTTCCACCAGGATCACGCCGCCGGCGAAGACTCCGGCGCCGCCGGCCCCGGTGGTGAACGCGCCCGCGGCCGGTCCCATCGTGCGCGCGGTGCCGGCGTTCTCGGTCAACGGTCCCGCGCCGCCGCAGGTGGACGTGCGGATCGGCGAGGGGAACGACGCGCTGCACCTGAGCGGCGCGGTGGGGCTGGTGATCTTCATCGGCGTGCTCACGCTGCTGCCGGCGCTGTTCCTGCTCATGACCAGCTTCACGCGCATCCTGATCGTGCTCCATTTCCTGCGCTCGGCGCTCGGCACTCAGACCGCGCCGCCGACTCAGCTGCTGGTGGCTTTCGCGGTGCTGCTCACCGGCGTGGTCATGCACCCGGTGCTCCAGGAATCGCAGCGCGTGGCGCTCCAACCCTACATGGAGGGCCGCATCGATCAGGTTCAGGCCTACCAGCTCGGGGTCCAGCCGTTCCGCGAATTCATGCTCGCCAATACCCGCGAGCAGGACCTCCAAATGTTCACCGAGATGAGCGGCATCGAGCACGCCGACTCCGCCGAAGCGCTGCCGATCGTGACGGTGGTCTCGGCCTTCGTCACCAGCGAGCTGCGCACCTCGTTCCAGATGGGCTTCCTCATCTTCCTGCCGTTCGTGGTGGTGGACGTGATCGTCGCCTCGGTGCTGATGAGCCTCGGCATGTTCATGCTGCCGCCGGTGATGATCTCGCTGCCCTTCAAGCTGCTGCTGTTCGTGCTCGCCGACGGCTGGACGCTGGTGGTCCAGAACCTGGTGTCGAGCTTCCGGTGA
- the fliN gene encoding flagellar motor switch protein FliN produces the protein MSTVDTGSGGGRSAAPAALDALLDVPMPVVIEIGRSRLTVQEILQLGPGSVVELDRAVGDPVDLYVSDRRLAEGEIVVVGDHFGVRITRVLSDENGEAQA, from the coding sequence ATGAGCACCGTGGACACTGGATCGGGCGGCGGTCGCTCGGCGGCTCCGGCCGCCCTCGATGCGCTGCTCGACGTTCCCATGCCGGTCGTGATCGAGATCGGCCGCTCGCGGCTCACCGTGCAGGAGATCCTGCAGCTCGGGCCCGGTTCGGTCGTCGAGCTGGATCGCGCGGTCGGCGATCCGGTGGATCTGTACGTGAGCGATCGCCGCCTGGCCGAGGGCGAGATCGTGGTGGTGGGCGATCACTTCGGCGTGCGCATCACGCGCGTGCTCAGCGATGAGAACGGCGAGGCCCAGGCGTGA
- a CDS encoding flagellar basal body-associated FliL family protein has protein sequence MSDSPRQEAKPAKGDAAEKPEKTGKPDKPEKGDHPERAEKGEGGAKRETASAPAGAPALPILFAVTAAALLGGAAIGDFLVAPRIVAASRARPEAKPAADAEAPEANRSGSGDSKADKGKKSNEKPATYRMDNIIVNPAGSNGTRFLMASVAVEVSDKTLQAAMKERDAELRDAVISALERQSLEVLLKQGARDTLRHEIEASIERVMNVPVRVFLPQFVVQ, from the coding sequence ATGAGTGACAGTCCGAGGCAGGAAGCGAAGCCCGCGAAGGGCGACGCGGCTGAAAAGCCGGAGAAGACCGGGAAGCCCGACAAGCCCGAGAAGGGCGACCACCCCGAACGGGCGGAAAAGGGCGAGGGGGGAGCGAAGCGCGAAACGGCCTCGGCGCCCGCCGGAGCCCCCGCGCTTCCGATCCTGTTCGCAGTCACGGCGGCGGCGCTGCTCGGCGGGGCCGCGATCGGCGACTTCCTGGTGGCGCCCCGCATCGTCGCCGCCAGCCGCGCGAGGCCGGAAGCCAAACCCGCCGCTGACGCGGAAGCGCCGGAGGCGAACCGGTCCGGCTCGGGCGACTCCAAGGCGGACAAGGGCAAGAAGAGCAACGAAAAGCCCGCCACCTACCGCATGGACAACATCATCGTGAACCCGGCCGGCTCCAACGGCACGCGGTTCCTGATGGCGTCGGTCGCCGTCGAGGTGTCGGACAAGACGCTGCAGGCGGCGATGAAGGAGCGCGACGCCGAGCTGCGCGACGCGGTGATCTCGGCGCTCGAGCGCCAGAGCCTCGAAGTCCTGCTCAAGCAGGGCGCGCGCGACACTCTTCGGCACGAGATCGAGGCCTCGATCGAGCGGGTCATGAACGTCCCGGTGCGCGTGTTCCTCCCGCAGTTCGTCGTGCAATGA
- a CDS encoding flagellar biosynthetic protein FliQ codes for MSPTLAAEMIRNAVTISLMVAGPLLITALVVGVLVSLIQAITQLQEQTLTFIPKLVLIALVFLATLPWTLTRLVEYLVQVLRSLPTLAA; via the coding sequence ATGAGCCCGACGCTGGCGGCCGAGATGATCCGCAATGCCGTGACCATTTCGCTGATGGTGGCGGGGCCGTTGCTCATCACCGCGCTGGTGGTGGGCGTGTTGGTGAGCCTGATCCAGGCGATCACCCAGCTCCAGGAGCAGACGCTCACCTTCATTCCCAAGCTCGTGCTGATCGCCCTGGTGTTCCTCGCCACGCTGCCATGGACCCTCACGCGCCTGGTCGAGTACCTGGTGCAGGTGTTGCGCAGCCTGCCGACCCTCGCCGCATGA
- the flhA gene encoding flagellar biosynthesis protein FlhA, which translates to MTAVNLSSAAAPLQPAATTPAPARGGGRAALAGAAPAAAAAAAARFSSGAETALAVGVVAVVALLVVPLPPFVLDACLALSFALSIVVMLVTLSSRDPLEFSIFPSLLLLITLLRLGLNVSSTRLILSTGHAGQVIAAFGNFVIGGNPVVGLVIFLILVVINFMVITKGAGRIAEVAARFTLDAMPGRQMSIDADLSAGLIDETEARRRREEVSRYADFYGSMDGAAKFVRGDAVAGLVITAINLLGGFVIGITQLGMSGGEALRTFSALTVGDGLVTQIPALVVSTAAGILVTYGSGGTAVAPSIARQLTRAPRALWTTAGILTAFGLVPGLPALPFLTLAIGAAGLAWRAGRRRPDAPSAEAPSRAEAAPSGAPPVRDIVSVEPLELEIGYGLVPLVDDSQGGDLLQRIGILRKQLAFEIGLLVPPVRIRDNIQLEAGEYVIKLRGVRAAGAELVTRALLAINTGGARGPLEGTPTRDPSFQMPSVWITPERRATAESQGWNVVEPATVLTTHLMETIRLHAADLLSRQTVRELLDGLKETNPALVEDVVPGKLSVGTVQRVLQRLLREGLPIRDLATILEALSDAADQTKDPEALTEHVRRSLATVIAELLGGSNGPVRAITVGPRLELALMHWFSPRRDSGPTLDPGMVTTALQSLSELAERSQRDGQLPPLVTPPGLRVGIRRLVEPVLPRLPVIALTELPPQTPVQNLATWELSHAA; encoded by the coding sequence GTGACCGCCGTCAACCTGAGCTCGGCGGCGGCCCCGCTCCAGCCCGCGGCCACCACGCCTGCGCCGGCGCGCGGCGGCGGCCGCGCCGCGCTCGCTGGCGCCGCGCCCGCGGCCGCGGCCGCTGCCGCTGCGCGCTTCTCCTCCGGCGCGGAGACCGCCCTGGCCGTGGGCGTGGTGGCGGTGGTCGCGCTGCTGGTCGTGCCCCTTCCGCCGTTCGTGCTCGACGCCTGTCTCGCGCTCAGCTTCGCGCTCTCGATCGTCGTCATGCTGGTCACGCTCTCGTCGCGCGATCCGCTCGAGTTCAGCATCTTCCCGAGCCTGCTCCTGCTCATCACGCTGTTGCGGCTCGGGCTCAACGTGAGCAGCACCCGCCTCATCCTCAGCACCGGGCACGCCGGCCAGGTGATCGCGGCGTTCGGCAACTTCGTGATCGGCGGGAATCCCGTGGTCGGCCTGGTGATCTTCCTGATCCTGGTGGTAATCAACTTCATGGTGATCACCAAGGGCGCGGGACGCATCGCCGAGGTTGCCGCGCGCTTCACGCTCGACGCGATGCCCGGCCGACAGATGAGTATCGACGCCGATCTCAGCGCCGGCCTGATCGACGAAACCGAAGCTCGGCGCCGCCGCGAAGAGGTCAGCCGCTACGCCGACTTCTACGGGAGCATGGACGGCGCCGCGAAATTCGTGCGCGGCGACGCCGTGGCCGGCCTGGTGATCACGGCCATCAATCTGCTCGGCGGGTTCGTGATCGGGATCACCCAGCTCGGCATGAGCGGGGGAGAGGCGCTGCGCACCTTCAGCGCACTCACCGTCGGCGACGGCCTGGTCACGCAGATCCCGGCGCTGGTGGTGAGCACCGCGGCCGGCATCCTCGTCACTTACGGGTCGGGCGGCACGGCGGTCGCGCCCTCGATCGCCAGGCAGCTCACGCGCGCGCCGCGCGCCCTGTGGACCACCGCCGGCATCCTCACCGCCTTCGGCCTGGTGCCCGGGCTTCCGGCGCTGCCGTTCCTCACGCTCGCGATCGGCGCCGCCGGTCTCGCCTGGCGCGCCGGACGCCGGCGTCCCGACGCTCCTTCGGCCGAGGCTCCGTCGCGAGCCGAGGCCGCACCCTCCGGCGCTCCGCCGGTGCGCGACATCGTGAGCGTCGAGCCGCTCGAGCTCGAGATCGGCTACGGGCTGGTGCCGCTGGTGGACGATTCGCAGGGCGGCGATCTGTTGCAGCGGATCGGCATCCTGCGCAAGCAACTGGCGTTCGAGATCGGCCTGCTGGTGCCGCCGGTGCGAATCCGCGACAACATCCAACTCGAGGCCGGCGAGTACGTGATCAAGTTGCGCGGCGTGCGCGCGGCCGGTGCCGAGCTGGTGACGCGCGCGTTGCTCGCCATCAACACCGGTGGCGCTCGCGGACCGCTGGAAGGGACGCCCACGCGCGACCCCAGCTTCCAGATGCCGTCGGTATGGATCACGCCCGAGCGGCGCGCCACCGCCGAATCGCAGGGCTGGAACGTGGTCGAGCCCGCCACCGTGCTGACCACCCATCTCATGGAGACCATCCGGTTGCACGCCGCCGATCTGCTCAGCCGCCAGACCGTGCGCGAGCTGCTCGACGGTCTCAAGGAAACCAACCCGGCGCTGGTCGAGGACGTGGTGCCGGGCAAGCTCTCGGTGGGCACGGTGCAGCGCGTGCTGCAGCGACTGTTGCGGGAGGGGCTGCCGATCCGCGACCTGGCCACGATTCTCGAAGCACTCTCCGATGCCGCCGATCAGACCAAGGATCCCGAAGCGCTCACCGAGCACGTGCGCCGTTCGCTGGCCACCGTGATCGCCGAGCTGCTCGGCGGCTCGAATGGCCCGGTGCGCGCGATCACCGTGGGCCCGCGCCTCGAGCTGGCGCTGATGCACTGGTTCAGCCCGCGCCGAGACTCCGGCCCCACGCTCGATCCCGGCATGGTCACCACCGCGCTCCAGTCGCTCTCCGAGCTGGCCGAGCGCTCGCAGCGCGATGGCCAGCTGCCGCCGCTGGTCACGCCGCCCGGGCTGCGCGTCGGCATCCGGCGTCTGGTGGAGCCGGTGCTGCCGCGCCTTCCGGTCATCGCCCTCACCGAGTTGCCGCCGCAGACCCCCGTTCAAAACCTCGCCACCTGGGAGCTGAGCCATGCCGCTTGA
- a CDS encoding flagellar biosynthetic protein FliR: MNPLPLLQLIGPDRWPAFALISARVGGLMLAAPLWSMSTLPRATRAAITVVLSVLLLASCPAVKAPEEVLQMPLPMAMEGLVGLVIGLTAAVLIQAVALGGEVLSLQMGLSLGQALAPSPDLEASGVAQFQTILALLIYTSAGGHLMLLQALAESLRVLPPGSGFGLSASPAALGALPGTLFSCAIRAAAPVMVALLLANVALAVMSRAVPQLNAMMVAFPLTIGIGLIVSAAAMPLIAATIRGWIENLPIATAAALHGFQAAGSH, translated from the coding sequence ATGAACCCCCTGCCGCTGCTCCAGTTGATCGGGCCCGATCGCTGGCCGGCGTTCGCGCTGATCAGCGCGCGCGTCGGCGGATTGATGCTGGCGGCGCCGCTGTGGTCGATGAGCACGCTGCCGCGCGCGACGCGTGCCGCGATTACGGTGGTGTTGAGCGTGTTGCTGCTCGCCTCCTGCCCGGCGGTCAAGGCCCCGGAGGAGGTGCTGCAGATGCCGCTGCCGATGGCCATGGAAGGCCTGGTCGGGCTGGTGATCGGTCTCACCGCGGCGGTGCTGATCCAGGCGGTGGCACTCGGCGGCGAGGTGCTGTCGCTGCAGATGGGGCTCTCGCTGGGCCAGGCGCTCGCGCCTTCGCCCGACCTCGAGGCTTCGGGTGTCGCCCAGTTCCAGACGATTCTCGCGCTGCTCATCTACACCAGTGCCGGGGGACATCTGATGTTGCTGCAGGCGCTGGCCGAGAGCCTGCGCGTTCTGCCGCCGGGCTCGGGCTTCGGGCTGTCGGCGTCGCCGGCGGCGCTGGGCGCGCTTCCCGGCACGCTGTTCTCGTGCGCGATTCGCGCCGCGGCGCCGGTGATGGTGGCGCTGCTGCTCGCCAACGTCGCTCTGGCGGTGATGAGCCGCGCCGTTCCGCAGCTCAACGCCATGATGGTGGCGTTCCCGCTCACCATCGGCATCGGCCTGATCGTCTCGGCCGCGGCGATGCCGCTGATCGCCGCGACCATTCGTGGCTGGATCGAGAACCTGCCGATCGCGACCGCGGCGGCGCTGCACGGCTTCCAGGCCGCCGGGAGCCACTGA
- the flgG gene encoding flagellar basal-body rod protein FlgG, translated as MNSSLRTSASGMMAQQRMIDVIANNLANVNTTGFKRSRASFEDVLYETVAAARSVGDNNNETIGPIQFGKGVRIAGVLRLHTQGTPEQTGRPLDLALDGDGFFQVQRPDGTIAYTRDGSFSLSESGTLVTNGGNVVQPGVIIPQDATTISVGEDGTVSVMTAGASSPTDVGKLELARFLNPNGLSAIGQNQYVQTDASGEPITGFAEEEGFGRVLQGTLESSNVEIVQEMTDMIAAQRAYEINARAISAAEQMMQATNDLIR; from the coding sequence ATGAACTCGAGCCTCAGGACTTCCGCGAGCGGCATGATGGCGCAGCAGCGGATGATCGACGTGATTGCGAACAATCTGGCCAACGTCAACACCACCGGCTTCAAGCGCAGCCGCGCGAGCTTCGAAGACGTGCTCTACGAGACCGTGGCGGCGGCGCGTTCGGTGGGCGATAACAACAACGAGACCATCGGGCCCATCCAGTTCGGCAAGGGTGTTCGCATCGCCGGCGTTCTGCGGCTGCACACCCAGGGCACTCCCGAGCAGACCGGTCGTCCGCTCGACCTCGCGCTCGACGGCGACGGCTTCTTCCAGGTCCAGCGGCCCGACGGCACCATCGCCTACACGCGCGACGGGAGCTTCTCGCTCTCCGAGAGCGGCACGCTGGTCACCAACGGCGGCAACGTGGTCCAGCCGGGCGTGATCATTCCGCAGGACGCGACCACCATCAGCGTCGGCGAGGACGGCACCGTGAGCGTGATGACCGCGGGAGCGTCGAGCCCCACCGACGTCGGCAAGCTCGAGCTGGCGCGTTTCCTCAATCCCAACGGCCTCTCGGCGATCGGGCAGAACCAGTACGTCCAGACCGACGCATCGGGCGAGCCGATCACCGGTTTCGCCGAGGAAGAGGGGTTCGGTCGCGTACTGCAGGGCACGCTCGAGTCGAGCAACGTCGAGATCGTTCAGGAGATGACCGACATGATCGCGGCGCAGCGCGCCTACGAGATCAACGCGCGGGCGATCAGCGCCGCCGAGCAGATGATGCAGGCGACCAATGACCTCATCCGCTGA
- a CDS encoding flagellar hook basal-body protein, whose protein sequence is MPIAGIVSAAQSLGFYLRLQEVTANNLANANSDGYKADRLTAHLVKDQPHAVPVETTDLAQGSLRETGRPLDLALEGSGYFVVGTAQGERLIRGGSMHLDGDSRLTDAHGNPVLGEDGPLVLNGSHVEVQRDGLIVVDGSVAGKLRLVDVEDPKSLRKEGYGKFVSTETPHPVDDGKLSIRQGAVEDANLDPVLSMVDLVAIQRAYSASADCVRSLDGVLGTITNEVGRVQ, encoded by the coding sequence ATGCCGATCGCCGGAATCGTCAGCGCCGCCCAGTCGCTGGGCTTCTACCTGAGGCTCCAGGAAGTGACGGCCAACAACCTCGCCAACGCCAACAGCGATGGCTACAAGGCCGACCGCCTCACGGCGCATCTCGTCAAGGACCAGCCGCACGCGGTGCCGGTCGAGACCACCGATCTCGCCCAGGGGTCGCTGCGCGAGACCGGCCGCCCGCTCGATCTGGCGCTCGAGGGCTCGGGCTACTTCGTGGTCGGCACGGCGCAGGGCGAGCGCCTGATCCGCGGGGGGTCGATGCATCTCGACGGCGACAGCCGGCTCACCGACGCGCACGGCAATCCGGTGCTGGGGGAAGACGGCCCGCTCGTGCTCAACGGAAGCCATGTCGAGGTGCAGCGCGACGGGCTGATCGTCGTCGACGGCTCGGTGGCCGGAAAGCTCCGGCTGGTGGACGTCGAGGATCCGAAGTCGCTGCGCAAGGAAGGCTACGGGAAATTCGTGAGCACCGAGACCCCGCATCCGGTCGACGACGGCAAACTCTCGATTCGCCAGGGAGCGGTCGAGGACGCCAACCTCGATCCGGTGCTGTCGATGGTCGACCTGGTCGCCATCCAGCGCGCCTATTCAGCCAGCGCGGACTGCGTGCGGTCGCTCGACGGCGTGCTCGGCACCATCACCAACGAAGTGGGACGGGTGCAGTAG
- a CDS encoding FliA/WhiG family RNA polymerase sigma factor, whose translation MISRDQARALPTPDLWESYRSTGDPALRRELIDRYIGLVHHHARELIRRTHELELDELVSSGTVGLIQALEGFDPSRGLAFSTYALPRIRGAMLDELRRYDWAPRSIRSRGRQLEQARDRLRQRLGGEPSDQQVADALNVDLETYWRWEREAETRSRVALDPRESGDGETAPLHEALADENAPSPDAALLERERVGGVREAFDELPERDRLVLTLSYFEELSLKQIGEVLHITESRVSQIRTRALHRLRHAVQGKEAA comes from the coding sequence ATGATCTCGCGCGATCAGGCCCGCGCCCTGCCGACTCCGGACCTCTGGGAGAGCTATCGCTCGACCGGGGATCCGGCGCTGCGCCGCGAGCTGATCGACCGCTACATCGGGCTCGTGCACCACCACGCCCGCGAGCTGATCCGCCGCACCCACGAACTGGAACTCGACGAGCTGGTCAGCTCCGGCACCGTCGGCCTGATTCAGGCGCTCGAGGGCTTCGATCCCTCGCGCGGGCTCGCGTTCAGCACCTATGCGCTGCCGCGCATCCGCGGAGCGATGCTCGACGAGCTGCGCCGCTACGACTGGGCGCCGCGCAGCATCCGCTCGCGCGGCCGCCAGCTCGAGCAGGCGCGCGACCGGCTGCGCCAGCGCCTGGGCGGCGAACCCTCCGACCAGCAGGTGGCCGACGCGCTGAACGTGGATCTCGAGACCTACTGGCGCTGGGAAAGGGAGGCGGAGACGCGCTCGCGCGTGGCACTCGATCCGCGCGAATCGGGCGATGGCGAGACCGCGCCGCTCCACGAAGCGCTGGCCGACGAGAACGCTCCTTCGCCCGACGCCGCCCTGCTCGAGCGCGAACGGGTCGGCGGGGTGCGCGAGGCGTTCGACGAGCTGCCCGAGCGCGACCGTCTGGTGCTGACGCTGTCCTATTTCGAGGAGCTGAGCCTCAAGCAGATCGGAGAGGTGCTGCACATCACCGAATCGCGGGTCTCGCAGATCCGGACGCGCGCGCTTCACCGGCTTCGCCATGCGGTTCAGGGAAAGGAGGCGGCATGA
- the flhB gene encoding flagellar biosynthesis protein FlhB has product MADERSDTRERTEQPTPRRLEQAREEGQVARSVELAAAAGLIAGALLLGTTAGSALAHAARQTLQRATEAFSLGPLSASSVTPLLEQTVTGILLAWLPFAGGVAAAALAIQLVQTRGVLSWKPVEPKFSNLNPAAGLKRIFGTDGLVQLLKSVLKLTVLVLVTWSVFARHLGEMLALSQSGPEAAAVVLRELALRLVLTTALAFLAVALLDYAFQWFKLHRQLRMTREEVVREHRETDGDPMIKARMRSVARSLARRRMMQQVPNADVVVVNPTHIAVALRYAPHESPAPIVVAMGERRIAERIRAIAEKAGVPIVENRPVARALLATASVGRAIPAALYLAVAEILAWVHRRHGLRHLGTLARSRA; this is encoded by the coding sequence GTGGCCGACGAGCGCAGCGACACCCGCGAACGTACCGAACAACCCACTCCGCGCCGGCTCGAGCAGGCGCGCGAGGAAGGGCAGGTCGCGCGCAGCGTGGAGCTGGCCGCCGCCGCCGGGCTGATCGCGGGCGCGCTGCTGCTCGGCACCACCGCGGGCAGCGCGCTGGCGCACGCCGCGCGCCAGACGCTGCAGCGCGCCACGGAAGCGTTCTCGCTCGGCCCCCTTTCCGCCAGCAGCGTGACGCCCCTGCTCGAGCAGACCGTGACCGGCATCCTGCTCGCCTGGCTCCCGTTCGCGGGCGGTGTGGCTGCGGCCGCCCTGGCGATCCAGCTGGTGCAGACGCGGGGCGTGCTGTCGTGGAAGCCGGTGGAGCCCAAGTTCTCGAATCTCAATCCCGCCGCCGGGCTCAAGCGCATCTTCGGAACCGACGGCCTGGTCCAGCTCCTCAAGTCGGTGCTGAAGTTGACGGTGCTGGTGCTGGTCACCTGGTCGGTGTTCGCCCGCCATCTCGGGGAAATGCTGGCCCTGTCGCAGTCCGGCCCCGAGGCGGCGGCCGTCGTGCTGCGCGAGCTGGCGCTGCGGCTGGTGCTGACCACCGCGCTCGCGTTCCTCGCGGTGGCGCTGCTCGACTACGCCTTCCAGTGGTTCAAACTCCATCGCCAGCTGCGCATGACGCGCGAGGAAGTGGTGCGCGAGCATCGCGAGACCGATGGCGATCCGATGATCAAGGCGCGCATGCGCTCGGTCGCCCGCTCGCTCGCGCGCCGTCGCATGATGCAGCAGGTCCCGAACGCCGACGTGGTGGTGGTGAACCCCACCCACATCGCGGTCGCGCTGCGCTACGCGCCCCACGAGTCGCCGGCGCCGATCGTGGTGGCGATGGGCGAGCGTCGCATTGCCGAGCGCATTCGCGCCATCGCCGAGAAGGCGGGCGTCCCGATCGTCGAGAACCGTCCGGTGGCGCGCGCGCTGCTGGCCACCGCCAGCGTCGGCCGCGCGATTCCGGCCGCGCTCTACCTGGCGGTCGCCGAGATCCTGGCCTGGGTGCATCGCCGCCACGGGCTGCGCCATCTCGGCACGCTGGCGAGGAGCAGAGCGTGA
- a CDS encoding FliM/FliN family flagellar motor switch protein → MSPSSPSLLSQRDIDSLLPGHAPEAEPSPAPRLWNFARPLPLSRPVHARLEAVHDRFLRALEVHLATVLQLPIEVVSGGVETVSGAELASALETPGAAFVIRVAGAQPGGVLDLGNELALALVERLLGGSGHGAPPRRALTAFEQALIRHLAEQVLRLLGEAWSTVQPTTIECGSFAADPELIGLPAEDVQLVTHAEVLLAGERRDLAVALPIAALGSRIRDAAPSAGAASRAQIEDRLKQASAEVRVRFPELRLSARALLALAPGQIVHTLHPADAPFDLLVNGRVVHRGALGQLHGHVGVRISETVKHSKESGLTRVREGRIV, encoded by the coding sequence ATGAGCCCGTCCAGCCCGTCGCTCCTCTCGCAGCGCGACATCGATTCGCTGCTGCCCGGTCATGCGCCCGAGGCGGAGCCGTCTCCCGCGCCGCGGCTCTGGAACTTCGCGCGACCCCTGCCGCTCTCGCGCCCGGTCCACGCGCGCCTCGAAGCGGTGCACGATCGTTTTCTGCGCGCGCTCGAAGTGCACCTCGCCACCGTGCTCCAGCTTCCGATCGAGGTGGTTTCGGGCGGCGTCGAGACCGTGAGCGGCGCAGAGCTGGCCTCGGCGCTCGAGACCCCCGGCGCGGCCTTCGTCATTCGCGTCGCCGGCGCGCAGCCCGGCGGCGTGCTCGACCTGGGCAACGAGCTGGCGCTCGCGCTGGTCGAACGCCTGCTGGGGGGCTCCGGCCACGGCGCCCCGCCGCGGCGCGCGCTCACCGCGTTCGAGCAGGCCCTGATCCGCCATCTCGCCGAGCAGGTGCTGCGCCTCCTCGGCGAAGCCTGGAGCACGGTGCAGCCCACCACCATCGAGTGCGGCAGCTTCGCCGCGGATCCGGAGTTGATCGGACTGCCGGCGGAGGACGTTCAGCTCGTGACCCACGCCGAAGTGCTGCTGGCGGGCGAGCGCCGCGATCTGGCGGTCGCCCTGCCGATCGCGGCGCTCGGATCGCGCATCCGCGACGCCGCGCCCTCGGCCGGCGCGGCCTCGCGGGCGCAGATCGAGGATCGCCTGAAACAGGCCAGCGCCGAGGTGCGCGTGCGCTTCCCCGAGCTGCGCCTGAGCGCGCGCGCCCTGCTCGCGCTCGCCCCCGGTCAGATCGTTCACACGCTGCACCCGGCCGACGCGCCGTTCGATCTGCTGGTCAACGGCCGGGTGGTGCACCGCGGCGCGCTCGGGCAGTTGCACGGACACGTGGGCGTGCGCATCTCGGAAACCGTGAAGCATTCGAAGGAGTCGGGACTCACTCGCGTTCGTGAAGGGAGGATCGTATGA